One genomic window of Chitinophagaceae bacterium includes the following:
- the gatB gene encoding Asp-tRNA(Asn)/Glu-tRNA(Gln) amidotransferase subunit GatB, with protein MDSANNFEAVIGLEVHAQLLTASKLFCGDAISFGAAPNAHAGAFTMAHPGTLPKLNSKTIEFAVKMGLAFHCSIQRVNHFARKNYFYPDLPKGYQVTQHENPICFNGYLDVEAAGKIKRVRIHHIHLEEDAGKSMHDQDPFFSFIDLNRAGVPLIEIVTEPDISTPEEAHAFVTEVRKLVRYLDICDGNMEAGSLRCDANVSVRKKGETTLGDKNEIKNLNSIRHVKLAVAFEIKRQVTAISKGEIIKQDTLSYDETKGVTYSIRSKELANDYRYFPEPDLPPVMISDEMIQRIKEHMPSLPEQVKQELMTTFSLSEYDASMLAEEKETSGYFFAVAAKTKNYKAAANWIMGPVRSYLNEYSISLKEFRLPPEVLAELIEMIDENKISFTAASQRIFPELIQRENSSAGEIAGELGVLQESGEAIVQKFVTEAIEKFPDKIREYKQGKKGVMGLLMGEVMKLSKGTADPKVAGRLLLIQLESK; from the coding sequence ATGGATTCAGCAAACAATTTTGAGGCAGTGATTGGCCTGGAAGTACATGCGCAGTTACTCACTGCCAGCAAGCTCTTTTGTGGTGACGCCATTTCATTTGGCGCTGCACCCAATGCACATGCCGGAGCTTTTACCATGGCTCATCCCGGCACCTTGCCGAAATTAAACAGCAAGACCATAGAATTCGCGGTAAAGATGGGACTGGCCTTCCATTGCAGCATTCAGCGCGTAAACCATTTTGCACGCAAAAATTATTTCTATCCTGATCTGCCGAAAGGCTACCAGGTTACGCAACATGAAAATCCAATCTGCTTTAACGGTTATCTTGATGTGGAAGCAGCAGGAAAAATAAAAAGAGTGCGCATTCATCATATTCACCTCGAGGAAGATGCAGGAAAATCGATGCATGATCAGGATCCATTTTTTTCATTCATAGATCTGAACAGGGCAGGCGTTCCACTGATTGAAATTGTAACAGAACCTGATATCAGCACTCCTGAAGAAGCGCATGCATTTGTAACGGAAGTGCGGAAATTGGTGCGGTACCTTGATATATGCGATGGTAATATGGAGGCAGGATCACTGCGTTGTGATGCGAATGTTTCGGTCAGGAAGAAAGGTGAAACAACTTTAGGTGACAAAAATGAAATCAAGAACCTCAATTCAATCCGACATGTAAAACTTGCGGTTGCATTTGAGATCAAACGACAAGTGACAGCCATCAGTAAAGGAGAAATTATTAAACAGGATACACTCAGCTATGATGAAACGAAAGGCGTAACCTATTCGATCCGTTCCAAGGAGTTGGCTAATGATTACCGTTATTTTCCTGAGCCGGATCTTCCACCGGTAATGATCAGCGATGAAATGATTCAAAGAATTAAAGAGCATATGCCATCACTTCCTGAACAGGTAAAGCAGGAATTGATGACCACTTTTTCACTTTCTGAGTATGACGCAAGTATGCTGGCGGAAGAAAAAGAAACGTCCGGCTATTTTTTCGCGGTAGCAGCGAAAACAAAAAACTATAAGGCAGCAGCAAATTGGATCATGGGACCGGTGAGAAGTTACCTGAATGAATATTCCATTTCTTTGAAAGAATTTCGGCTGCCACCCGAAGTGCTTGCAGAGCTGATTGAAATGATTGACGAAAACAAGATTAGTTTTACGGCCGCTTCACAACGGATTTTTCCGGAACTCATTCAGCGGGAAAACAGTTCTGCCGGAGAAATTGCCGGTGAATTGGGTGTTTTGCAGGAATCAGGAGAAGCGATCGTCCAAAAATTTGTAACGGAAGCAATTGAAAAATTTCCTGATAAGATACGCGAATACAAGCAGGGTAAAAAAGGCGTGATGGGTTTATTGATGGGCGAAGTGATGAAACTTTCAAAAGGAACTGCTGACCCGAAAGTGGCCGGCAGATTATTGTTAATACAACTAGAATCAAAATAA
- a CDS encoding HAD family phosphatase: MHPATHIRNIIFDYGGVIIDIDMKRTEDAFIRLGVKDFNQHFNQLKQTTLFDNFDKGKITEQEFRDQLNKELGTQFSDQQINDAWNAMLGEIPKEKLKLLMDVRHTYRTFLLSNTNIIHLKQITKYMVQAFGRPNIDAYFDKVYYSFVVGLRKPDADIFLKVLEENNLKPEETLFIDDSPQHVEGAKSAGLHALLYNPGEDLRIFLENYLQMKIGAAAS, translated from the coding sequence TTGCATCCGGCAACTCACATCCGCAATATCATCTTCGACTACGGCGGCGTAATCATTGATATTGACATGAAGAGAACCGAAGATGCTTTCATCAGGTTAGGTGTGAAGGATTTCAACCAGCATTTCAACCAGTTGAAGCAAACAACGCTCTTCGATAATTTCGACAAAGGGAAAATTACAGAGCAGGAATTCCGTGATCAGTTGAACAAAGAATTGGGAACACAATTTTCCGATCAACAGATCAACGATGCGTGGAATGCAATGCTGGGTGAAATTCCAAAGGAGAAATTAAAATTATTGATGGATGTGCGTCACACTTACCGCACTTTCCTGCTCAGCAATACCAACATTATCCATCTTAAACAGATTACAAAATATATGGTGCAGGCATTTGGCCGGCCGAATATTGATGCCTATTTCGACAAAGTGTATTATTCATTTGTGGTGGGACTTCGCAAACCTGACGCAGACATCTTCCTGAAAGTATTGGAAGAAAATAACTTAAAGCCGGAGGAAACGCTTTTTATTGACGACAGTCCACAACATGTTGAAGGTGCAAAATCGGCAGGATTGCATGCATTGCTTTATAACCCGGGAGAAGACTTGCGCATCTTCCTGGAAAATTACCTACAAATGAAAATAGGAGCCGCTGCTTCGTGA
- a CDS encoding AhpC/TSA family protein, whose amino-acid sequence MKKQFLLLLAIAGAFLSCQSTSKEGITIKGELNNLPQDSKIFLEELTYSSRNALDTAVLDGKGRFSLQTTVKNQGLFQLRIGEQRAIFLVLDEKSGTLEVTGDTAAITNFNYKVKGSPATDQLRDFILHTKTYGEAFGAAMNEYNMNVDGETPDSIRKIYELKVMKADSNFRRYAAGYIDTVKNPIIAVFAASNLDYQNDAAVIDKLADRLSKDYAQLPFVQDYMKMVTDQQNQLKQQNNSPSFQQGSEVPDIALEDFNGKTLKLSSLRGQIVLVDFWASWCGPCRKENPNVVKAYEAFKDKGFTIYSVSLDTDKNKWIAGIKKDQLMWPNHVSDLKGWQSSVCETYGIHSIPQSFLLDKEGKVIATNLRGEQLMSTLQTVFQ is encoded by the coding sequence ATGAAAAAACAGTTTTTATTGCTGCTTGCAATTGCCGGAGCATTCCTATCATGTCAGTCAACATCGAAAGAAGGCATCACCATTAAAGGTGAATTGAACAATCTGCCTCAGGATTCAAAAATATTTCTTGAAGAACTTACTTACAGTTCGCGCAATGCGCTCGATACGGCTGTATTGGATGGCAAAGGCAGGTTTTCATTACAGACTACTGTAAAAAATCAGGGTTTGTTTCAGTTGAGAATCGGAGAGCAGCGTGCTATTTTCCTGGTGCTTGATGAAAAGAGCGGAACATTGGAAGTGACTGGAGATACCGCGGCGATTACTAATTTCAATTATAAAGTGAAAGGCTCACCGGCTACGGATCAATTGCGTGATTTTATTCTGCACACAAAAACGTATGGCGAAGCTTTCGGTGCTGCAATGAACGAGTACAACATGAATGTGGATGGTGAAACTCCCGATTCCATTCGCAAAATTTATGAGCTAAAGGTGATGAAGGCCGACAGCAATTTCCGCCGGTATGCAGCCGGTTATATTGACACAGTGAAGAACCCCATCATCGCCGTATTCGCAGCGAGTAACCTCGATTATCAGAATGATGCGGCAGTGATTGATAAACTCGCTGACCGTTTAAGTAAAGATTATGCGCAGTTGCCCTTTGTGCAGGATTACATGAAGATGGTGACCGATCAGCAGAATCAGTTGAAGCAGCAGAATAATTCACCTTCGTTTCAGCAAGGCAGTGAAGTGCCGGATATTGCTTTGGAGGATTTCAATGGAAAAACATTGAAGTTATCTTCACTTCGCGGACAAATTGTGCTGGTGGATTTCTGGGCTTCCTGGTGTGGCCCTTGCAGAAAAGAAAACCCGAATGTGGTGAAGGCCTATGAAGCATTTAAAGACAAAGGATTCACCATTTACAGTGTTTCGTTAGATACTGACAAGAACAAATGGATTGCAGGAATAAAGAAAGACCAATTGATGTGGCCCAATCATGTGAGTGATCTCAAAGGCTGGCAATCTTCCGTTTGTGAAACCTATGGTATCCATTCCATTCCGCAAAGTTTCCTGCTTGACAAAGAAGGTAAAGTGATTGCCACTAATCTGCGGGGTGAACAATTGATGAGTACTTTGCAAACGGTGTTTCAATGA
- a CDS encoding Dyp-type peroxidase yields the protein MEQLEKEDIQGLLIRGYGNLHASCFLMLQFPDKQKAKKYLRTVSEKITTAEYAPDNVAFHFAFTNHGLQTIGLSKDSFESFSRQFKEGMTDEHRQEILGDYEANAPSNWEWGTSTHARIDAMLLIYAKDVNALESICSEERALLAEHETAEILCLSTNELKNGKEHFGFQDGISQPFIEGLSKSTNQSPENIVRAGEFILGYRNMYDQYTESPDVICTDDPLEILPPKEQTPAMKDLGKNGSYLVLRQMSQDVFAFWKYLKENSREPTSTNSPLQAICLGAKMMGRWPGGAPLTLSPDKDNPELRHENKFDYFKDDKEGLKCPFGAHIRRANPRDFLQTEQSSALPKENKFTQIQSTEMIQKHRLLRRGRTYGEPVAASMDVNEIMNAQPDGKERGIHFMCFAGDLVRQFEFVQNSWVKFHKFGGLYEDSDPVIGTNRNVGDTITNSFTVQAEPIRRRYKNLPQFTRVRGGAYFFFPGIKAMKFLST from the coding sequence ATGGAACAACTTGAAAAAGAAGACATACAGGGATTGCTGATACGTGGCTATGGCAACTTACATGCATCTTGTTTTTTAATGCTGCAGTTTCCTGATAAGCAGAAGGCAAAAAAGTATCTCCGTACTGTAAGTGAAAAAATTACTACTGCTGAATATGCACCGGATAATGTTGCCTTTCACTTTGCTTTTACAAATCATGGATTACAAACGATCGGTCTGTCTAAAGACAGTTTCGAATCTTTTTCACGTCAGTTCAAGGAAGGGATGACCGATGAACACCGGCAGGAAATATTGGGTGACTATGAAGCGAACGCGCCATCAAACTGGGAGTGGGGAACTTCAACTCATGCGCGTATTGATGCGATGCTCCTGATTTATGCAAAGGATGTGAATGCATTAGAATCAATTTGCAGCGAAGAAAGAGCATTGCTTGCTGAACATGAGACTGCGGAAATTCTCTGTTTATCAACCAATGAATTAAAAAACGGTAAGGAACATTTCGGTTTTCAGGATGGAATCAGTCAGCCGTTTATAGAGGGACTGAGTAAAAGCACCAATCAGTCGCCGGAAAATATTGTTAGAGCAGGTGAATTTATTCTTGGCTACAGAAATATGTACGACCAATACACAGAATCGCCAGATGTTATCTGTACTGACGATCCGCTGGAAATTTTACCTCCAAAGGAGCAAACACCTGCAATGAAGGATCTGGGAAAAAATGGAAGTTACCTGGTGCTGCGTCAAATGAGCCAGGATGTATTTGCTTTCTGGAAATACCTGAAGGAAAACTCACGTGAACCAACTTCCACAAACTCACCCTTACAAGCCATTTGCCTGGGCGCAAAAATGATGGGACGATGGCCCGGTGGCGCACCTCTCACCTTGTCGCCCGATAAAGACAATCCTGAACTCCGTCATGAAAATAAATTTGACTATTTCAAAGATGATAAAGAAGGATTAAAATGTCCGTTCGGGGCACATATCAGGCGTGCAAACCCGCGCGACTTTCTTCAGACTGAACAATCATCAGCTTTGCCCAAAGAAAATAAGTTCACACAAATTCAATCGACTGAAATGATTCAGAAGCACCGGTTGCTTCGCAGGGGCAGAACATATGGAGAACCTGTTGCAGCGTCAATGGATGTGAATGAAATCATGAATGCACAGCCTGATGGCAAAGAGCGCGGTATTCACTTCATGTGCTTCGCCGGCGATCTGGTTCGTCAATTTGAATTCGTGCAGAATTCATGGGTGAAGTTTCACAAGTTCGGTGGGCTATATGAAGACAGTGATCCGGTTATTGGTACCAATAGAAATGTGGGTGATACAATTACCAACTCATTTACTGTTCAGGCGGAACCTATAAGAAGACGTTACAAAAATCTGCCGCAGTTTACCCGTGTCCGTGGCGGTGCTTATTTTTTCTTTCCCGGAATCAAAGCCATGAAATTTTTGAGCACATAG
- a CDS encoding FAD-binding protein: MITEFRKTWKNTVSTFQADPIRYVYPESLEEIVAAVKDAESDRLPIRPVGSGHSFNDIACGNGVMIDIKKLNRILEKGDKSFVQPKNGNTFLEIEAGIIIQQLYAELEKRKLAIVNMGGVYHQTLAGAIATGTHGTGLGLPAVSGAVRSMVLVASNGRKFRIEPEGGISDPFKQHQMEPEITLVQNTTDFNAALVHLGCFGIIYSYVVEVLPEYFLRESKRLETWETVKDILKKGDIFRETRSFMILLNPYCYNERYWCIMIKHRISPNLYNWFGAKKRNLITRLGNHSFIFYYARWRLNRKPEITPKFLHNALKSQQDIVYIDKAQRVLYQAAEKIKKHAYDTEAAFEYSYAKFEDLIEKIMARLETIRKEGNIYLQSPMGIRFVKKSNALLTPESDRFVFYIDAPVLKGSVGTEGLLDEMQELFIREGGIFHWGKINNRLTSHLHTIREHYPKLDDWLRVMKKYNAENLFNNSFTDRLQLTETLP; encoded by the coding sequence ATGATCACTGAATTCCGAAAAACATGGAAGAATACGGTCAGCACTTTTCAGGCTGATCCCATCCGTTATGTGTATCCTGAGTCACTTGAAGAAATTGTAGCTGCCGTCAAAGATGCAGAAAGTGATCGGTTGCCTATCAGGCCTGTTGGATCAGGTCATTCATTCAACGATATTGCCTGTGGCAATGGCGTGATGATAGACATCAAAAAGCTGAATCGTATTTTAGAGAAGGGAGATAAAAGTTTTGTGCAACCCAAAAATGGAAACACCTTTTTGGAAATAGAAGCAGGAATAATTATTCAGCAATTGTATGCAGAATTAGAGAAGCGAAAACTTGCTATTGTAAATATGGGTGGTGTGTATCATCAGACACTTGCAGGTGCTATTGCTACCGGAACACATGGAACAGGATTAGGACTGCCTGCTGTAAGTGGTGCAGTTCGTTCAATGGTATTGGTTGCTTCTAACGGAAGAAAATTCCGTATTGAACCGGAAGGAGGCATTTCGGATCCTTTTAAACAGCATCAGATGGAACCGGAAATAACACTCGTGCAGAATACCACAGATTTTAATGCTGCACTTGTACATCTCGGTTGCTTCGGCATAATCTATTCATATGTGGTGGAAGTGTTGCCCGAATATTTTTTGCGCGAATCAAAACGGTTGGAAACATGGGAAACGGTGAAAGATATTTTGAAGAAAGGTGACATCTTCAGGGAAACCAGGAGTTTTATGATTCTGTTGAATCCTTATTGTTATAATGAACGGTATTGGTGCATTATGATCAAGCACCGCATTTCTCCTAATCTATACAACTGGTTTGGTGCAAAAAAAAGAAACCTGATTACCAGGCTCGGTAATCATTCATTTATTTTTTACTATGCCAGGTGGCGGCTCAACAGGAAACCGGAAATCACTCCAAAGTTTTTGCACAATGCTTTAAAAAGCCAGCAGGATATTGTCTATATCGATAAGGCACAACGTGTGCTATACCAGGCAGCTGAAAAAATAAAGAAACATGCGTATGATACAGAAGCGGCTTTCGAATACAGCTATGCAAAATTTGAAGACCTGATTGAAAAAATAATGGCGCGGTTAGAAACTATCAGAAAAGAGGGTAATATCTATTTGCAATCGCCTATGGGAATTCGTTTTGTGAAAAAGTCTAATGCGCTGCTGACACCTGAAAGCGACCGATTTGTTTTTTATATTGATGCGCCTGTACTGAAAGGTTCCGTTGGAACAGAAGGACTGCTTGATGAAATGCAGGAGTTATTCATTCGTGAAGGAGGAATATTTCATTGGGGAAAAATTAATAACCGTCTTACATCGCACCTGCATACAATAAGGGAACACTATCCAAAACTCGATGATTGGCTGCGGGTAATGAAAAAATATAACGCTGAAAACCTCTTCAATAATAGTTTCACTGACCGGTTACAGTTAACGGAAACATTGCCTTGA
- the apaG gene encoding Co2+/Mg2+ efflux protein ApaG — MITKITAGVKISVETFYQEEYSQPLNNEFMFAYRITIENGSEQTVKLLRRHWYIFDSCGVTREVEGEGVVGLQPVIEPGKSHQYVSGSHLKTEIGHMHGTYLMERLIDGSQFEVNIPEFQLVAPFKLN; from the coding sequence ATGATAACCAAGATTACCGCAGGTGTCAAGATATCGGTGGAAACCTTTTACCAGGAAGAATATTCGCAACCACTGAACAATGAATTCATGTTTGCTTATCGCATCACCATTGAAAACGGCAGTGAGCAAACGGTTAAATTGTTGCGCCGGCATTGGTATATTTTCGATTCATGCGGCGTTACCCGCGAAGTAGAAGGCGAAGGTGTGGTGGGATTGCAGCCGGTAATAGAACCGGGCAAGTCGCATCAATATGTTTCCGGCTCACACCTGAAGACTGAAATCGGCCATATGCACGGCACTTATCTTATGGAAAGATTGATTGACGGCAGTCAATTTGAAGTGAACATTCCCGAATTTCAACTGGTAGCTCCTTTCAAGCTGAATTAA
- a CDS encoding DoxX family protein, producing MHTRNQLVLWALKITAAVIMLQTLYFKFSAHPEAVYIFTQLGMEPWGRIGTGVMELMASLLILIPRTTWLGAIMGFGLMAGAIFFHLTKLGIEVYDDDGRLFTMAVAVFIISAILIWINRHKIPVLGKLIFS from the coding sequence ATGCATACGCGCAACCAACTTGTCCTTTGGGCACTTAAGATTACTGCAGCGGTAATCATGCTGCAAACTTTGTATTTTAAATTCTCTGCGCATCCGGAAGCGGTTTATATTTTCACTCAGTTAGGAATGGAACCCTGGGGACGTATCGGCACCGGCGTGATGGAGTTGATGGCTTCCCTATTGATCTTAATTCCACGAACTACCTGGCTTGGAGCCATCATGGGATTTGGTCTGATGGCAGGCGCTATTTTCTTCCATCTTACTAAACTTGGTATTGAAGTTTATGATGATGATGGACGTTTGTTTACGATGGCTGTAGCTGTATTCATTATTTCTGCCATCCTGATCTGGATCAACCGCCATAAAATTCCGGTACTCGGGAAATTGATTTTTTCCTGA
- the metF gene encoding methylenetetrahydrofolate reductase [NAD(P)H], giving the protein MKVTEYIKKSDSTMVSFEVLPPMKGKSIHSIYDTLDPLMEFKPPFINVTYHRAEYIYRRNEQGLFEKTIIRKRPGTVGICAAVVNRYKVDAVPHIVCGGFTVEETEDALIDLAFLGIDNVLVLRGDPNKNETSFEPEPGGHHHAIDLLKQAVKMNHGNFLQEDITDVVPTDFCIGVAGYPEKHYESPNMKMDLQYLKEKVDAGADYIITQMFFDNNKFFEFVKSCREIGITVPIIPGIKPITNRKHMNTLPRLFHVEIPEELATQLQKVTTDEAAKKVGIEWCIQQCKELAKANVPLIHFYTMSNPGPVKAVVSKVF; this is encoded by the coding sequence GTGAAAGTAACAGAGTACATAAAAAAGTCAGACTCCACCATGGTGTCGTTTGAAGTGCTTCCTCCCATGAAAGGGAAAAGCATTCATTCCATTTATGACACCTTGGATCCGTTAATGGAATTCAAGCCACCATTCATCAATGTCACTTACCATCGTGCTGAATACATTTACCGGCGCAATGAACAAGGTCTGTTTGAAAAGACGATTATCCGCAAAAGGCCGGGCACTGTCGGCATTTGCGCGGCTGTTGTAAACCGTTATAAGGTGGATGCTGTTCCTCACATTGTCTGTGGTGGATTTACGGTAGAAGAAACAGAAGATGCATTGATTGATCTTGCTTTTCTCGGTATTGATAATGTGCTGGTACTTCGCGGCGATCCGAATAAAAATGAGACTTCTTTTGAACCGGAACCAGGCGGTCATCATCATGCAATCGACCTGTTGAAGCAGGCCGTGAAAATGAACCACGGAAATTTCCTGCAGGAAGATATTACAGATGTGGTGCCTACTGATTTTTGTATTGGCGTGGCGGGTTATCCTGAAAAGCACTATGAATCACCCAACATGAAAATGGATTTGCAGTACCTGAAGGAAAAAGTGGACGCCGGTGCCGATTATATTATCACGCAGATGTTTTTCGACAACAATAAATTTTTTGAGTTTGTAAAAAGTTGCCGCGAAATCGGTATTACCGTTCCCATTATTCCCGGAATAAAACCCATTACGAACCGAAAGCACATGAATACATTACCACGTTTGTTTCATGTAGAAATTCCGGAAGAACTGGCAACGCAGTTACAAAAAGTCACTACGGATGAAGCTGCGAAGAAAGTGGGTATTGAATGGTGTATTCAGCAATGCAAAGAACTGGCGAAGGCCAATGTTCCGCTTATTCATTTTTATACCATGAGTAATCCTGGACCTGTTAAAGCTGTAGTGAGCAAGGTGTTTTAG
- a CDS encoding carbamoyltransferase — protein sequence MEKAHILGISAFYHDSAAAIIKDGEIIAAAQEERFTRKKHDPSFPSNAIKYCMEEAGVGPADLSTIAFYDKPLLKFERLLETYYSWAPKGLQSFLMSMPVWLKEKLFLKKLMRDELEKAIGLNRASIRFLFPEHHLSHAASAFYPSRFNNAAILTIDGVGEWATSSLCYGEGNKIKVIAELKFPHSVGLLYSAFTYYTGFKVNSGEYKLMGLAPYGNPHAARTKKYHDLICNELLDIKNDGSLWLNQDYFDYAVGLKMTNNSRWEKLFGLPVRKPESELTQEYCDMALAIQQVTEEVVLKMARHAKEVTRSNNLCMAGGVALNCVANGKIIREKIFDHVYIQPAAGDAGGALGAALAAHHIYFDKPREVNYSYDAMKGSYLGPAFENHDMIPMTKKYKATYKYLEQSTELYDHVATLLADGKVVGWFQGRMEWGPRALGNRSILGDARNEEMQKKLNLKIKYRESFRPFAPAVLAEDCEAYFEMKEDSPYMLLVDFINETRRNKLPDQYDDLPLKDKLYFRRSDLPAVTHLDFSARIQTVHKETNPQFWGLINAFKKITGYGVVVNTSFNVRGEPIVCTPEDAYRCLMRTEMDFLVINNFVFDKLEQPKWLEEADWKKEFSLD from the coding sequence ATGGAAAAAGCGCATATCCTTGGCATTTCTGCTTTTTATCATGACTCCGCTGCTGCTATAATTAAAGATGGGGAGATCATCGCTGCAGCACAGGAAGAACGATTTACAAGGAAAAAACATGATCCCTCTTTTCCGTCCAATGCAATTAAATATTGCATGGAAGAAGCAGGTGTTGGCCCCGCAGATTTATCCACCATCGCTTTTTATGATAAGCCACTGCTCAAATTCGAGCGGCTCCTGGAAACATATTATAGTTGGGCACCAAAAGGATTGCAATCCTTTCTGATGTCGATGCCTGTGTGGTTGAAGGAAAAATTGTTTTTAAAGAAGCTGATGCGTGATGAACTCGAAAAGGCAATTGGCCTGAACAGAGCGTCGATAAGGTTTTTATTCCCGGAACATCATCTATCACATGCAGCAAGTGCTTTTTATCCTTCGCGGTTCAATAACGCAGCTATACTGACTATTGACGGAGTAGGTGAGTGGGCAACCTCTTCCCTGTGTTATGGTGAAGGCAATAAGATTAAAGTGATTGCTGAATTAAAGTTCCCGCATTCAGTAGGCCTGTTGTATTCGGCGTTCACTTACTACACCGGTTTTAAAGTGAATTCCGGTGAATATAAATTAATGGGACTCGCACCGTATGGTAATCCACATGCAGCGAGAACTAAAAAGTATCATGACCTAATTTGCAATGAATTATTGGATATTAAGAATGACGGTTCGCTTTGGTTAAACCAGGATTATTTTGATTATGCGGTCGGCCTTAAGATGACCAACAATTCCCGTTGGGAAAAATTATTCGGCCTTCCTGTTCGTAAACCGGAATCTGAGCTAACGCAGGAATATTGCGATATGGCATTGGCCATTCAGCAGGTGACGGAAGAAGTGGTGTTGAAGATGGCGCGTCATGCAAAAGAAGTTACACGAAGTAACAATTTGTGTATGGCAGGTGGTGTAGCGCTGAATTGTGTTGCCAATGGTAAAATAATCCGCGAGAAAATATTTGACCACGTTTACATTCAGCCTGCGGCCGGTGATGCCGGAGGTGCTTTGGGTGCCGCATTGGCTGCGCATCATATTTACTTTGATAAACCACGCGAAGTCAATTATTCTTATGATGCGATGAAAGGATCTTATCTCGGTCCGGCTTTTGAAAATCATGATATGATCCCGATGACTAAAAAATATAAGGCAACCTATAAATATTTGGAACAGTCAACAGAGTTATATGATCATGTGGCCACATTATTAGCTGATGGAAAAGTTGTTGGTTGGTTTCAGGGACGTATGGAATGGGGCCCTCGTGCCTTGGGAAATCGCAGCATATTAGGTGATGCACGAAATGAGGAGATGCAGAAAAAGCTGAACCTGAAAATCAAATACCGCGAAAGTTTCCGTCCATTTGCACCTGCTGTGCTGGCTGAAGACTGCGAAGCATATTTTGAAATGAAAGAGGATTCTCCCTACATGCTGCTGGTGGATTTCATTAATGAGACACGCAGGAATAAATTGCCGGATCAATATGACGATCTGCCACTGAAGGATAAATTGTATTTCAGGCGAAGCGATCTTCCCGCAGTTACACATCTTGACTTTTCTGCCCGTATTCAAACAGTGCACAAAGAAACCAATCCGCAATTTTGGGGACTTATCAATGCCTTTAAAAAAATTACCGGTTACGGAGTAGTAGTCAACACAAGTTTTAATGTGCGTGGCGAACCAATTGTCTGTACACCGGAAGATGCCTACCGGTGCCTTATGCGTACAGAAATGGATTTTCTCGTGATCAACAACTTTGTATTTGATAAGTTGGAACAACCCAAATGGTTAGAAGAAGCTGATTGGAAAAAGGAATTTTCACTGGACTAA